The Anaerolineae bacterium nucleotide sequence GATACTCTGCCCGCTCCGCGCGATCGGTCATCCAGCGGAAGTCTTCCAGCAGTTGCCTTAGCTTGTCAGGATACTCTGTCATAGCTGCCCGTACGCTATGCAAGCGGTCTCGATGCACTGGACTCACCCGGCATCCGGCCAGGCGCAGCGCCGACTATAATCGACTTCGGCCTACTTTTCAATCGGCACACCTACCAGGTTGCCCCATTCTGTCCAGCTGCCGTCATAGTTACGCACCTCATTGAAGCCAAGCAGGTACCTGAGGACAAACCAGGTGTGGCTGCTGCGCTCGCCGATCCGGCAGTAGGCAATAGTAGGTCTGGCCGGGTCCAGCCCCTGCTCCTCCAGGTAGATTGCCCGCAGGGCATCCGCTGGCTTAAAGGTGCCATCCTCCGCGTTAGCCGCCCGACTCCAGGGGATATTGCGGGCGCCGGGGATGTGACCGCCGCGCAGGGCACCCTCATTGGGGTAGCCTTCCATGTGCAACCGTTCGCCGGTGAATTCCGCTGGACTGCGCACATCGACCAGCTGGCCGTGCGCCCGTACATGCTCCAGCACCTGATCGCGGAAAGCGCGGAAAAGGCTGTCGTCGCGTTCCGGCGCACGGTAGATGGTCGGCGGGTAGGCAGGCTTCTCCCGTGTCAGGGGCCGTCCCTCGCGTTCCCACTTGAGCCGCCCGCCATCCATGATCCGTGCCCTGGTGTGGCCGAACAACTGAAAGACCCAGAAGGCATAAGTCGCCCACCAGTTGCTTTTATCGCCGTAGAAGACC carries:
- a CDS encoding sulfurtransferase, producing the protein MTTIDARGYAHPEVLVSTEWVAAHLQDQAVRIVESNEDPLLYPSGHIPGAVEVDWTADLNDPVRRDYLDRQGFEALASRIGITPETTVVFYGDKSNWWATYAFWVFQLFGHTRARIMDGGRLKWEREGRPLTREKPAYPPTIYRAPERDDSLFRAFRDQVLEHVRAHGQLVDVRSPAEFTGERLHMEGYPNEGALRGGHIPGARNIPWSRAANAEDGTFKPADALRAIYLEEQGLDPARPTIAYCRIGERSSHTWFVLRYLLGFNEVRNYDGSWTEWGNLVGVPIEK